One stretch of Xiphophorus hellerii strain 12219 chromosome 21, Xiphophorus_hellerii-4.1, whole genome shotgun sequence DNA includes these proteins:
- the ube3c gene encoding ubiquitin-protein ligase E3C, whose product MFSFEGDFKTRPKVSLGGASKKEEKASLLHRTQEERRKREEERKRLKNAIIIQSYIRGYQDLKQQYAIQRAKFDESVSQSQAEGTQHVLAATTLCLLSRRLIFFYRQSVDAHRLIWLCQNLVKHNSQFVKLLNSPQKQTCVFQIKRILGFCCRLLQNCPDDSLNVAVPMRMLEIFSSERTYLIVIPDANNVASLLEQILHYMVQKGYYKSLYSLVNHRLPSSLEYSDAPSIPLASTLLEHILKPLHFTYSSCTTGARQFVFAAFTEEFISAPFTEQIFHFFIPALSDRRLSFPFEAFLSSLQVTIDSFSAAQSQAPWLFYFVLSAGENCLGSLSEEGHLLYLRALQALLPLLPVSESTSRPEVNSDSEDDDDGDMHPTPMQDNSRISVQLITEECIHKLDTKQQTNALLNLVWRDSASEEVFTMMASICHTLMVQHRLMVPKVRLLYSLAFNARFLRHLWHLITSMTTKMITGSMVPLLQLISRGSPMSFEDSNRIIPLFYLFSSLFSHSLISVHDSEFFGHEMEGQMQSSMMPFTLTELVTLSRCLRDACLGIIKLAYPETKAEHREEYMAAFRSVGVKTNTEVQRRIQAEQKRWVQLFKVITNLVKMLKARDIRRPFCPVGHWLSEEVNIRADKVTQLYVPSARHVWRTRRMGRIGPLQSTLDVGFEPPQLSVSEERHLAILTELPFVVPFEERVKIFQRLISVDKRDVQGDGPFPDGINVTIRRNYIYEDAYDKLSPENEPDLKKRIRVHLLNAHGLDEAGIDGGGIFREFLNELLKSGFNPNQGFFKTTNEGLLYPNPAAEMLVGDSFTRHYYFLGRILGKALYENMLVELPFASFFLSKLLGTSADVDIHHLASLDPEMYRNLLFLKSYEGDVEELGLNFTVVNNDLGEAQVVELKPGGKDIPVTTANRIAYIHLVADYRLNKQIRPHCLAFRQGLANVVNLEWLRMFDQQEIQVLISGAHVPICLDDLKNFTNYSGGYSANHPVIQIFWEVVEGFTDEEKRKLLKFVTSCSRPPLLGFKELYPAFCIHNGGSDLERLPTASTCMNLLKLPEFCDQHLMRSKLLYAIESSAGFELS is encoded by the exons ATGTTCAGCTTTGAGGGAGATTTCAAAACACGACCCAAGGTGTCATTGGGAGGAGCCAGTAAAAAG GAAGAAAAAGCCTCCTTGTTGCATCGTACACAAGAGGAAAGACGGAAAAGAGAG gaagaaagaaaaaggctgAAAAACGCAATCATCATTCAGTCCTACATACGTGGCTACCAAGACCTAAAACAACAG TATGCCATTCAAAGGGCTAAGTTTGATGAGTCTGTCAGTCAGTCACAGGCAGAGGGAACGCAGCACGTCTTGGCTGCCACTACTCTATGCCTCCTATCGAGACGACTTATATTTTTCTACAGACAGAGCGTGGATGCACATAGATTG ATATGGTTATGCCAGAACCTGGTGAAACACAACAGTCAGTTTGTGAAGCTGTTGAACAGTCCCCAGAAGCAGACATGTGTATTTCAGATCAAAAGAATCCTGGGATTCTGCTGCAG actcCTGCAAAACTGCCCAGATGACAGTTTAAATGTTGCTGTTCCCATGCGGATGTTAGAAATCTTTTCTTCAGAGAGAACTTATCTTATTGTTATTCCAGATGCTAACAATGTAGCTTCATTACTTGAGCAGATTTTGCACTATATGGTACAAAAAG gatACTACAAGTCGCTGTATAGTCTTGTAAATCACAGACTGCCCTCCAGTCTGGAGTACAGCGATGCTCCCTCTATTCCTCTGGCAAGCACACTGTTGGAGCACATCCTCAAACCTTTGCACTTTACTTACTCCTCCTGCACAACAGGCGCAAG GCAGTTTGTATTTGCGGCGTTTACAGAGGAGTTCATCTCTGCGCCGTTCACCGAGCAgatctttcacttttttatcCCGGCTCTGTCGGACCGTCGTCTCTCGTTCCCGTTCGAGGCCTTCCTGAGCTCCCTGCAGGTCACCATCGACTCTTTCTCAGCAGCACAAAGCCAGGCACCGTGGCTCTTCTACTTTGTCCTCTCTGCAGGAGAGAACTGCTTAG GCTCACTATCAGAGGAGGGACACCTGCTCTACCTTCGGGCTCTGCAGGCTCTGCTGCCGCTGCTTCCGGTGTCGGAAAGCACCAGCCGGCCGGAAGTGAACAGTGATtcagaggatgatgatgatggtgacaTGCACCCTACACCCATGCAG GACAACAGCCGCATTTCTGTGCAGTTGATAACGGAGGAATGCATCCACAAGCTGGACACAAAACAGCAGACTAATGCCCTGCTGAACCTGGTTTGGAGGGACTCGGCCAGTGAGGAGGTCTTCACCATGATGGCATCCATTTGTCACACGCTCATGGTGCAGCATCGACTCATGGTGCCAAAAGTCAG ACTCCTGTACAGCTTAGCTTTCAATGCACGTTTCCTGAGGCATCTGTGGCACCTGATAACCTCCATGACAACTAAAATGATTACCGG CTCAATGGTGCCGCTGCTCCAACTGATCTCTCGGGGTTCCCCCATGTCATTTGAAGATTCAAACCGGATCATTCCCCTCTTTTACCTCTTCAGCTCTCTCTTCAGTCACTCTCTTATCTCAGTGCATGACAGCGAGTTCTTTGGACATGAAATGGAAG GTCAGATGCAGTCCTCTATGATGCCCTTCACTCTGACTGAGCTGGTGACTTTGTCCCGCTGCCTGAGAGATGCATGCCTGGGAATCATCAAGCTGGCCTACCCTGAGACTAAAGCAGAGCACAGGGAGGAGTACATGGCCGCCTTCCGCAGCGTGGGAGTCAAGACGAACACCGAGGTCCAGCGACGCATCCAGGCTGAGCAGAAGCGCTGGGTGCAGCTCTTCAAG GTCATCACTAACTTGGTGAAGATGCTGAAAGCTCGCGACATCAGACGACCTTTCTGTCCGGTGGGTCACTGGCTGTCTGAGGAGGTCAACATTCGGGCCGATAAG GTCACTCAGCTTTATGTCCCATCAGCAAGACACGTGTGGAGAACAAGAAGGATGGGGCGCATTGGACCTCTTCAGTCTACGCTTGATG tTGGTTTTGAGCCTCCGCAGCTCTCTGTGTCTGAAGAGAGACACCTGGCCATCCTCACAGAGTTGCCTTTTGTTGTTCCATTTGAGGAGCGAGTCAAG ATCTTCCAGAGGTTGATCTCTGTGGACAAACGTGACGTGCAGGGGGATGGGCCTTTCCCTGACGGCATCAATGTCACCATCAGACGCAACTACATCTACGAAGACGCCTATGATAAACTCTCCCCAGAAAATG AACCGGACCTTAAGAAGAGGATTCGAGTCCACCTTCTCAACGCTCATGGTCTGGATGAGGCAGGCATCGACGGAGGCGGCATCTTTCGCGAGTTCCTCAACGAGCTTCTCAAATCGGGCTTCAATCCCAACCAGGGCTTTTTCAAAACCACCAACGAGGGTTTGTTGTATCCGAATCCTGCTGCAGAGATGCTGGTGGGCGACTCCTTCACGAGACACTACTATTTCCTGGGCAGGATCCTCGGAAAG GCACTCTACGAGAACATGCTGGTAGAATTGCCCTTTGCCAGCTTCTTCCTGTCCAAACTTCTGGGAACCAGTGCAGACGTGGACATCCACCACCTTGCCTCTTTAGACCCTGAGATGTATCGCAACCTTCTGTTCCTCAAGAGCTACGAGGGCGATGTGGAAGAGCTGGGCCTCAACTTCACTGTGGTCAACAACGACCTGGGAGAAGCTCAG GTGGTGGAACTGAAGCCAGGAGGAAAAGATATCCCGGTGACAACAGCCAACCGGATAGCTTACATCCATTTAGTGGCTGACTATAGGCTCAACAAACAGATCAGGCCTCACTGCCTGGCCTTCAGACAGGGTCTGGCCAATGTGGTCAACCTTGAGTGGCTGCGTATGTTTGATCAGCAGGAAATCCAG GTGCTGATATCTGGGGCTCATGTTCCGATTTGTCTCGATGACCTGAAAAACTTCACAAACTATTCAG GTGGATACTCTGCTAACCACCCCGTTATTCAGATCTTCTGGGAAGTGGTCGAAGGATTTACAGATGAAGAAAAACGCAAACTGTTAAAGTTTGTCACCAGCTGCTCCAGACCTCCGCTGCTAGGCTTTAAG